From one Shewanella sp. GD04112 genomic stretch:
- a CDS encoding YibL family ribosome-associated protein — MNLKQELQQLNDKLDKFRRKLAAAEQRGDAVIVAQFKRDIAAVTKQINSVKTQQSRLLQKQGTDIQHLPFHRALTKAEQADMGQLKKSVKGLVVVHPMTALGREMGLTEVTGFAPAKF; from the coding sequence ATGAATTTAAAGCAAGAACTGCAGCAGCTTAACGATAAGTTAGATAAGTTTCGTCGTAAACTGGCGGCAGCAGAGCAACGTGGCGATGCCGTTATTGTGGCGCAATTTAAACGCGATATAGCAGCGGTCACTAAGCAAATCAATAGTGTAAAAACGCAGCAGTCGCGTCTTTTACAAAAGCAAGGCACAGATATTCAACACTTGCCATTCCACCGCGCCCTCACCAAAGCTGAGCAAGCCGACATGGGTCAACTGAAAAAGTCAGTCAAAGGCCTAGTGGTTGTGCATCCTATGACAGCATTAGGACGCGAAATGGGCTTAACCGAAGTAACAGGTTTTGCGCCAGCAAAGTTTTAA
- a CDS encoding FlxA-like family protein produces MNINGLNTTASSGAFKSVSSAYITTTPSSNGSTETIDSSPQETVNISNAGRQALATEVGSALRGQAAEKLQQTETTDTEEPTSIIDEQIKRIKEQIKALQEMLTKLEGDDSEAAAQQRKLLQEQIMQLGNQIAVLMDKKMRDAQKSAG; encoded by the coding sequence GTGAACATTAATGGATTAAATACTACGGCAAGCAGCGGCGCCTTTAAGTCAGTGTCCAGTGCCTATATCACCACCACGCCTTCATCCAACGGCTCAACAGAGACCATAGACTCGTCACCTCAAGAAACGGTCAATATCTCCAATGCGGGAAGACAAGCCCTCGCCACTGAAGTAGGTTCAGCTTTAAGGGGACAAGCAGCAGAAAAACTGCAGCAGACGGAAACGACTGATACCGAAGAGCCGACATCGATTATTGATGAGCAAATTAAACGCATAAAGGAACAAATCAAAGCCTTGCAGGAAATGCTCACGAAACTCGAAGGAGATGATTCTGAAGCCGCAGCTCAGCAACGTAAGCTATTGCAGGAGCAAATTATGCAACTCGGTAATCAAATTGCCGTGTTAATGGATAAGAAAATGCGGGATGCACAAAAATCTGCAGGCTAA
- the nrdG gene encoding anaerobic ribonucleoside-triphosphate reductase-activating protein, which produces MNYHQYYPVDVVNGPGTRVTLFVSGCEHQCRGCYNQSTWDVRSGHLFDKAMEDTLIADLQDERIVRRGLSLSGGDPLLPANLEGVLALVKRVKTECPGKDIWLWTGYTWDALTDKQRAVLEYVDVLVDGKFEQSLADPSLPYRGSSNQVIRFL; this is translated from the coding sequence ATGAACTATCACCAATATTATCCCGTTGACGTGGTGAACGGTCCAGGCACCCGGGTAACCCTATTTGTGTCAGGTTGTGAGCACCAATGCCGAGGTTGCTATAATCAAAGTACTTGGGATGTGCGCTCAGGCCATTTGTTTGATAAGGCGATGGAAGATACGCTTATCGCCGATCTACAGGATGAGCGCATTGTGCGCCGCGGCTTGTCACTCTCTGGCGGCGATCCACTCTTGCCCGCCAACCTTGAGGGTGTCCTCGCGTTAGTGAAGCGGGTGAAAACCGAATGTCCGGGTAAAGATATTTGGCTGTGGACGGGTTATACCTGGGATGCGCTAACGGATAAGCAGCGTGCGGTACTGGAATATGTGGACGTGCTAGTGGATGGTAAATTCGAGCAGAGCCTTGCCGATCCGAGTTTGCCATATCGTGGCAGCAGCAATCAGGTGATCCGTTTCTTATAA
- the ribA gene encoding GTP cyclohydrolase II, producing the protein MSIKYVATSKLPTPWGVFAMHGFEDTETGKEHVALTFGTLSSDAPVLGRIHSECLTGDALFSLRCDCGFQLQTAMQNIAETGSGFILYLRQEGRGIGLLNKIRAYELQDKGANTVEANEQLGFPADMRKYDMIQPMLEQIGVKHVRLMTNNPRKVKAMKEIGIEVVERVPLQVGKNRYNEAYLKTKSTELGHMMSEYHFTDEE; encoded by the coding sequence ATGTCGATAAAATATGTCGCGACGTCAAAATTACCCACTCCCTGGGGCGTTTTTGCCATGCACGGTTTTGAAGATACCGAAACCGGTAAAGAGCATGTTGCCCTCACATTTGGCACCCTAAGTAGCGATGCCCCCGTATTAGGCCGTATTCACTCTGAGTGTCTTACGGGCGATGCCTTGTTTAGCTTACGCTGTGACTGTGGCTTCCAGCTGCAAACTGCGATGCAAAACATTGCCGAAACCGGCAGTGGATTTATCTTATATTTGCGCCAAGAAGGCCGCGGTATTGGTCTGCTGAATAAGATCCGTGCCTATGAATTGCAGGATAAAGGCGCCAATACGGTTGAGGCGAATGAGCAATTAGGTTTCCCGGCGGATATGCGTAAATACGATATGATCCAACCTATGCTTGAACAAATTGGCGTGAAGCATGTACGCTTAATGACCAATAACCCTCGCAAAGTCAAAGCGATGAAAGAAATCGGCATCGAAGTGGTTGAACGTGTTCCCCTGCAAGTCGGTAAAAACCGCTACAATGAAGCTTACTTAAAGACTAAATCCACCGAACTTGGGCATATGATGTCTGAGTATCATTTTACGGATGAAGAGTAA